The following is a genomic window from Candidatus Binatia bacterium.
GAGTTCTACCGAATGCGCGCAGAGCTGACGAAGTTGCTGATCGCGAACGAGGGGTTTACGGCCGTTTGCATCGAGGGCGACTGGCCCGACGCGTATCGAGTGAATCGCTACGTACGGGCGGCGGACGGCGATGTCGAGGCGACCGAGGCGCTGGCGGGATTCGAGCGCTTTCCAACGTGGATGTGGCGCAACGCGGACGTGCTGGACTTCGTCGGATGGTTGCGCGAGCATAACGATTACCGGCAGTCGGAAGGACTGCCCAAGGTTGGGTTTTACGGCCTCGACCTCTACAGCATGTACGCATCGATCGACGCGGTGCTCGAGTATCTCGATCGCGTCGATCCCGCCGCAGCCGCCCAAACTCGAAGACGCTACGAATGTTTGGAAGTCTATGCCGAGCATCCGGAGCGATACGGCATCGCCGCGGCGACCGGGATCGAGCCGCATTGCCGCGACGAGGTCGTCGCGGCGCTCCTAGAGATACAGACGAAGGCGGCCGCGTACGCGCGTACCGACGGGCGCGTCGCCGAGGATCAGTACTTCTACGCCGAGCAAAACGCGCGGATCGTCGCGAACGCCGAGCGCTACTACCGGGCGATGGTCGATTACTCGGCATCGACGTGGAACTTGCGCGACGAGCACATGGCAGACACGCTCGATCGCCTGCTGCTGCATCTCGGCCGAGATCATACGACAAAGGCCGTCGTCTGGGCGCATAACTCGCACGTTGGCAGCGCCGGTGCGACCTCGATGACGCTGCGCGGCGAAACGAATCTCGGGGCGCTGGCGCGCCTGCGTTACGGCGACGCGTGCGTCTCCGTCGGATTCACGACGTATTCGGGAACCGTAACGGCGGCATCCGACTGGCACGCACCCGAAGAGCGAAAGGCCGTCGTGCCGGCTCGCTACGACAGCTACGAGCATCTCTTCCATCGCGTCGGCGTCCCGCAGTTCTGGATTCCGCTTCGTCCGAATCGACCGCACATCGAGGGCCTGCCCGATCGCGCGCGCCAGCGCGCGATCGGCGTCATCTATCGCCCGGAGACCGAGCTGCAGAGCCATTACTTCGTCGCGCGCTTGATCGATCAATTCGACGCCGTCTATCACGTGGACGTCACCCGCGCCGTGCAACCGCTCGAGCGCAGCCCGCTGTGGCAGGAGGGAGAACCACCCGAGGGCTATCCAACCGGCGAATGACGGCGCTCGCCGGGGTCAGCGTCGAGCGCTTGGCCCTGCTTCTCGGACTCTCGCTCTTCTTCGGATTCGCATTCGAAGAGTTCTACGCGGGCGAGCTCCCGCGCCGTCCGGGAGGCGTTCGCACCTTCCCGCTGCTCGCGCTCGCCGGCGGAACGCTCTATCTCATCGAGCCGCGTTACGACGCGGCGTTCATCGCCGGATTGCTCGTCGTCGGCTCGTGGATCTACGCCTACGTGCGCCGGCAGAGCAAAGACGAAACGAACGCGGTCGAGGGAGCCTTCGTCGTGCCGGCCTGCAACCTGCTGGCCTACGTGCTCGGCGCGATCGCGTTGACGCAACCGCTCTGGCTCTGCGTCGGCGTCGCGGTTGCGGCGGTCTTGCTCCTCGGCGGACGCCGCACGCTGCACGAGTGGGCGAGGCGCGTATCCACCCAAGAGATCATGACCGCCGGTCAGTTCCTGATACTCGTCGGCGTCGTCTTGCCGTTGCTCTACGGGCAGCCGCCGATCCCGTACACGACGATCACGCCCTTCGGGGTCTGGCTCGCCGTCGTCGCCGTCTCGTCGATCTCGTACGCGAGCTATTTGCTGCAGCGCTTCGTCTTTCCGAACTCCAGCACGCTGGTGACCGCGATCCTCGGCGGACTCTACTCGTCAACGGCGACGACCGTCGTGCTCGCGCGCCGCTCCCGCGACGAGGGCATGACGCCCGAGCTCGAGGCCGGGATCGTGGCGAGCACCGCGATGATGTACGTCCGCATCCTCGTGGTCTGCTCGATCTTCAACCTCACGCTGGCGCGAACGCTCGCGGTTCCGTTGCTCGCGCTCGCGGCCGCAGCCGCGATCATGGCCGCGTTACGCTCTCGGTCGGGCGCAAAATCCACCCATCAGACGGACTTCTCGAATCCGCTGCAGCTCTGGACCGCGTTCGTCTTTGCGCTGCTCTTCGTAGCGATCTCGATGCTCACGACGCTCGCGCAGAGCCATCTCGGGAAAGGCGGCGTCTACGCGCTGGCGAGCATCGTCGGCGTCACCGACATCGATCCGTTCGTTCTGAGCCTGGCGCAGGGCGGCGCCGCCGTCGTCGGTGTGGCGACGGCCGCAAGCGCGATTCTGATCGCGGCCTCGTCGAACAACGTGCTAAAGGGAATCTACGCTATCGTCTTCTCGCGCCGCGGCTACGGGGCGCTCCCCGCTGCCATGCTCGGATCGCTCGCGGCGGCGGGCGTGGCGCTCGCGCTGCTCGTCGTTCGCTGACCGTCCCGGCGCTCGCGCACGACGAGCACCGGCACCGAGGATTCGCGAAGGATCTCCTCCGCGACGCTTCCCATCAGGAAATGCGCGATGCCGCGACGGCCGTGCGTACCCATCACGATGAGTCCGGCGTTGAATTCGGTCGCGTAGGCGAGCAACTCGAACGCGGGCGCGCCGCTGCGCACGTTTCCGGCGGCGGTCAAACCGGCGTGCTTCGCGCCGGCAACCGCCTCGTCGACGAGCCGCCGCGCCTCCTTCTCCATATCGCGCACGACGATCTCCATCGCCGGGCTCGGCGGCGCGGTTCCGGTGATCGCGATCGGATCGACGACGCTGCAGATTCCGAGCGCGGCCTGCTCGGCCTTCGCGAGCTGCACCGCAACGGTCAGGGCCTCGGCGGCCGACTCCGAGCCGTCGAGGGCGACGATGATTCTCTCGAACATGCGCACAGGCTAGCCCCCGTTCCGGAATTACTTGTGAAGGTTGAGAATCCGGGTCTTCTCAATCGATTCACCGCAGCGTAACCCCATGCCGCTATCCTTGGACGGTGAAGGACGTCCGGCCGAAGTACGCGCCTCTCTTGGCATCGCTGCTCCTTAGCGCGTGCTGGGGAGGCTCGCACGATCTCCTCACCGCCGCGGTCGCGCGAGCCGACATCTCGCAGCGGGTGACGGCCTCCGGCACGCTGGCCGCACAAGATACGGTTCTGGTCGGTTCGCAGGTCTCGGGCACGATCGCCAATCTCTACGTCGACTACAACAGTCCGGTCCACCGCGGCCAGGTGCTCGCGCGCCTCGATCCCAGCCTCTTCGTTGCGGCGCTCGACCAATCGCAAGCGACGCTTCGCCAGCTTCAGGCCACGCGCGCCGCGGCCACCTCCTCACTTTCCAGTTCGATCTACACGAGCTCGGCGGCGGAGAAGACGGCGCAGTCGCAGCAGCAGATGATCGCGGCGGCCGATGAAGACGTGCAACGAGCGCGCGCCGCATTCGACCTCGCGGCGTTGACGCTCCACCGCGACCGGGCGCTCCTCCGCCAGGGATACGTCGCGCAGAACGTCGTGGATGCCGACGTCTCCAATGCCGAGGCGGCCCGCGACGCCCTCGTCGCCGCGCAGACGCAAGCGAAGACGTCGCGCCTTGCCAGCACGGCCAGCCACGACCAAGCGGGCAGTTCGGCGGCGCAGGCCGCCGGGGCCGCGGCCGCTCAGCGCGCGAGCGATGCGGCGGTGCGCGCGGCGGCTGCGGCGGTGCGCCAGGCGCAGATCAATCTCGACCACGCAACGATCGTCTCGCCGGTGGATGGAACCGTCATTCAGCGCAACGTCTCGGTCGGACAGACCGTCGCCGCCGCGCTCCAGGCGCCGACGCTCTTTACGATCGCCAAGGATCTCGCGAAGATGGAGCTCGACATCGCGGTCGGCGAGCCCGACGTCGGCGCGGTGCGGCGCGGACAACGCGTCGCGTTCTCGGTGCTCGCCTATCCGGGGCGGATCTTCACGACGACCGTCAGCGAGGTCCGGCAGAACCCGACGGTCGTCAACAACGTGACAACGTACGACACGGTAGCCTACCCGCCCAATCGCGACGGCGCGCTGCGCCCGGGAATGACCGCCAACGTGCAGATAACCGTCGCTACCTATCGCGATGCGACGGTCGTGCCGCTCGCCGCGCTGCAGTGGCGGCCGTCGGCGGCCGTCGCGAAACGCTATCGCGTCGTCGCTCCGCCGAGCGCCGGCGAAAGCTCGAAATCGTCGCAGTCGATCTGGGGCGCGACGGGCGGCACGACCGAATTCGCGATCTCGGCCGGCAGCGAGGGACACTGTTACGTCCTCGACGGGCGCACGTTGCGCGGCGTGCGCATCAATGTCCTCGCGGTAGACGGCACGCGCGTCGGCGTTACCGTCGAGGCGGGGACGCTCGAGCCCGGCGATCGCGTCGTGACCGACGATAGCGCGCCGTGACCGCGACCGTCGAGACGCACGAACTCACCCGGCTCTTTCTCGCCGGCAAAACCTCCGTCGCCGCGGTCGACCGCGTCACGTTCGCGCTCCCGCCCGGCGAGTTCGCCGCGATCATGGGACCGTCGGGCTCGGGAAAATCCACGTTCATGAACATCCTCGGCTGCCTCGATCGGCCGACGTCGGGCAGCTACCTCCTCGACGGCATCGACGTCTCGACGCTGACGGCCCGGGAACGCGCCAACGTGCGGCGGCTCAAACTCGGTTTTGTCTTTCAACAGTACAATCTCTTGGCGCGGACGTCGGCGCTCGAGAACGTCGAGCTCCCCCTGATGTACTCGGGCGAGCCGCCGCTCGAGCGGCGCGAGCGCGCGCGGCGAGCGCTCGTTGACGTCGGCTTGACGGAAGAGCATCACCGGGCAAATCCGAACGAGCTCTCCGGCGGACAGCAGCAACGCGTCGCGATCGCTCGAGCGCTCGTCAACTCGCCGTCGCTGATCCTGGCCGACGAACCTACCGGCGCACTCGACTCGAAGACGTCGGCCGAGATCATGACGCTCTTCTTGCGGCTCAACCGCGAGCGCTCGATGACGATCTTGATGGTGACCCACGAGCTCGACGTCGCGCGTTACTCCAATCGCATCGTCTCCTTCCTCGACGGCCGCATCGTGGACGACCGGCCCGTGCGCCGCGAACCCGCGGCCGCTTCGCCGTGAATCTCCAAGTAGCGGTAGTCATCGCGCTTCGAGCGCTGCTGCGCAACCGCGAGCGCTCGCTCCTGACCGTATTGGGCATCATCATCGGGGTCGCCGCCGTCATCGTAACGGTAGCGATCGGAACCGGCGCGCGCGGCTCCATCGAAGCCTCGATCGCCGGGCTCGGAAGCAACGTCATCGTGATCCTCCCGGGGAGCATGACGACGAACGGAGCGAACGTCGGGATCGGCGCGGCCTCGACGCTTACCGTGGACGACGGCCTGGCGATC
Proteins encoded in this region:
- a CDS encoding ABC transporter ATP-binding protein; the encoded protein is MTATVETHELTRLFLAGKTSVAAVDRVTFALPPGEFAAIMGPSGSGKSTFMNILGCLDRPTSGSYLLDGIDVSTLTARERANVRRLKLGFVFQQYNLLARTSALENVELPLMYSGEPPLERRERARRALVDVGLTEEHHRANPNELSGGQQQRVAIARALVNSPSLILADEPTGALDSKTSAEIMTLFLRLNRERSMTILMVTHELDVARYSNRIVSFLDGRIVDDRPVRREPAAASP
- a CDS encoding universal stress protein; the encoded protein is MFERIIVALDGSESAAEALTVAVQLAKAEQAALGICSVVDPIAITGTAPPSPAMEIVVRDMEKEARRLVDEAVAGAKHAGLTAAGNVRSGAPAFELLAYATEFNAGLIVMGTHGRRGIAHFLMGSVAEEILRESSVPVLVVRERRDGQRTTSSASATPAAASDPSMAAGSAP
- a CDS encoding efflux RND transporter periplasmic adaptor subunit translates to MKDVRPKYAPLLASLLLSACWGGSHDLLTAAVARADISQRVTASGTLAAQDTVLVGSQVSGTIANLYVDYNSPVHRGQVLARLDPSLFVAALDQSQATLRQLQATRAAATSSLSSSIYTSSAAEKTAQSQQQMIAAADEDVQRARAAFDLAALTLHRDRALLRQGYVAQNVVDADVSNAEAARDALVAAQTQAKTSRLASTASHDQAGSSAAQAAGAAAAQRASDAAVRAAAAAVRQAQINLDHATIVSPVDGTVIQRNVSVGQTVAAALQAPTLFTIAKDLAKMELDIAVGEPDVGAVRRGQRVAFSVLAYPGRIFTTTVSEVRQNPTVVNNVTTYDTVAYPPNRDGALRPGMTANVQITVATYRDATVVPLAALQWRPSAAVAKRYRVVAPPSAGESSKSSQSIWGATGGTTEFAISAGSEGHCYVLDGRTLRGVRINVLAVDGTRVGVTVEAGTLEPGDRVVTDDSAP
- a CDS encoding erythromycin esterase family protein; the encoded protein is MRRTLEQTIVPLAGAPGENEGLFELAREARVVLIGEATHGTHEFYRMRAELTKLLIANEGFTAVCIEGDWPDAYRVNRYVRAADGDVEATEALAGFERFPTWMWRNADVLDFVGWLREHNDYRQSEGLPKVGFYGLDLYSMYASIDAVLEYLDRVDPAAAAQTRRRYECLEVYAEHPERYGIAAATGIEPHCRDEVVAALLEIQTKAAAYARTDGRVAEDQYFYAEQNARIVANAERYYRAMVDYSASTWNLRDEHMADTLDRLLLHLGRDHTTKAVVWAHNSHVGSAGATSMTLRGETNLGALARLRYGDACVSVGFTTYSGTVTAASDWHAPEERKAVVPARYDSYEHLFHRVGVPQFWIPLRPNRPHIEGLPDRARQRAIGVIYRPETELQSHYFVARLIDQFDAVYHVDVTRAVQPLERSPLWQEGEPPEGYPTGE
- a CDS encoding DUF4010 domain-containing protein — its product is MTALAGVSVERLALLLGLSLFFGFAFEEFYAGELPRRPGGVRTFPLLALAGGTLYLIEPRYDAAFIAGLLVVGSWIYAYVRRQSKDETNAVEGAFVVPACNLLAYVLGAIALTQPLWLCVGVAVAAVLLLGGRRTLHEWARRVSTQEIMTAGQFLILVGVVLPLLYGQPPIPYTTITPFGVWLAVVAVSSISYASYLLQRFVFPNSSTLVTAILGGLYSSTATTVVLARRSRDEGMTPELEAGIVASTAMMYVRILVVCSIFNLTLARTLAVPLLALAAAAAIMAALRSRSGAKSTHQTDFSNPLQLWTAFVFALLFVAISMLTTLAQSHLGKGGVYALASIVGVTDIDPFVLSLAQGGAAVVGVATAASAILIAASSNNVLKGIYAIVFSRRGYGALPAAMLGSLAAAGVALALLVVR